The window CCGCGCCAAGACGTTCTTCACCGAGATCGCGCAGCGCCACCGTGGCAAGACCAACCTGCTGTACGACATCGCCAACGAGCCCAACGGCGTCAGCTGGTCGCGGATCAAGTCCTACGCCGAGCAGCTCATCCCCGTCATCCGCGCCCAGGACCCCGCCACCCCGATCCTCGTCGGCACCCACGCCTGGGGCTCCCTCGGCATCTCGGACGGCCGCGACGAGACCGACATCATCAACAACCCGGTCCAGGCGACCAACATCATGTACACGTTCCACTTCTACGCGGCCTCACACGACCAGGAGTACCTGGACGCGCTCAACCGGGCATCCGACCGGATCCCGATCTTCGTCACAGAGTTCGGCACCCAGGAAGCCACCGGTGACGGCCCGAACAACTTCACCCGCACCCAGCAGTACCTCGACCTGATGGCCACCAAGAAGATCAGCTGGGTCAACTGGAACTTCTCCGACGACGAGCGCACCGGCGCCGTCTTCAAGGTCGGCACCTGCAACAACAACGGCCCCTGGACCGGCACCACTTCACTCAAGCCGGCCGGCGTCTGGATCCGCGACCGCATCAGGACGCCGGACTCCTTCCCCACGAGCTGAGCAGGGCAGGACGCTCACTGGCAGAGCCGGAGGCCGACAACGGACCTCCGGCTCCGCCCACCGCTCGTGGCGTAACCTCGGTTGTCCACCCACCGTCGACCGCCCCGAGAGGTACGCCTGTCATGACCGGCCCCCACTCCGTGGACCGTGCCCTGGCCCTGCTGGACGCGGTGGCGGATGCCGCGGGGCCGGTGAGCGCGAAGGCGCTGGCGCGACAGGTGGGCTGCTCGCTGTCGACGGTGTACCACCTGCTGGGGCCGCTGACGGAACGCGGTCACCTGGTGCGAGGACCGCGCGGATACGCGCTCGGCCCCCGCGTACCCGCCCTGCACCGCTCCTTCCAGCGCCAGCTGGGCGTGCACAGCGCGGTCGGCACCCTGCTGTCGCAGGTGCGGCGGGCCGCCGGTGCGGAGACGTACTTCACCGCGTACAGCGACGGACGTATCACCGTCGTCGACACCACGGCGCCGCCCGCGGACGCCGGGCATCCCTTCCCACCCGGCCCCGAGACCCGGGCCCACGCCACCGCACACGGCAAGGTGCTGCTGGCGCAGCTGCCGCGGGCGGCACGCCGCCGCTATCTGACCGACCACGGGATGGCCCGGTTCACGGCGCGCACGATCACGGACGCGGAGCGCTTCGAGGCGGAGCTGACGGGCGTACGCCACCGCGGCGTGGCCGTCTCCGTCGGCGAGGCCGACCCGGACTACACCTGCGTTGCGGTGCCGTTGCCCGGCACCCCCGGCCGGGCACTGTCCGTCTCCCTGCCGCGCGCCGGGTTCCTGCGCCGCCGCGACGAGGTGACGGGTGTCCTCACCCTCGCCGCGACCGCGTTTCCGACGGTGCCGGAATGACGCCCGCCCCGTCTGGCCGGGGTCGGCCGTACGTCCCAGGGTGGAGGCATGATCTTCATCGCCGTACGATTCACCGTCCGGCCTGATTCCGCTGACACATGGCTGTCGCTGGTCGGGCCCTTCACCGAAGCCACCCGCGCCGAGCCGGGCAACCTCTTCTTCGACTGGTCGCGCAGTGTCGACGACCCGAACAGGTTCACTCTGCTGGAGGCTTTCACGGACGAGGCCGCGGGTGCCGCCCACGTCGGGTCCGAGCACTTCAGGGCCGGGTTGGCCGCGATGGCCGGTGCCGTCGCCGAGACCCCCGAGATCATCAACGTGAACGTGCCCGACCAACACGGATGGGGCCTGATGACCGAGTTGTCGCCACAGGGCTGAGGCCCCGGCCCCGGGTTTGGCCCCCGCGTGCCGGGAGTCTGCCCCACTGCCGGGTCAGTCGCCCTGCGGCCGGCGGACCTCGCCTGTGCCGAGTGTGATCACGGCCCGGGGCCGCATCGGCTCGTTGCCGCGCCGGGAAAGCAGTACCACCTCCGCGACCGCCGCGGACAGCGTGCCGAGCCGGACGGCGCACTCGGCGGCCAGGCGCTTCGGGGTCTGGGTGCGGCCGAGGGACAGATGCGGGGTGAAGCGGCCCTCGCGCCCGTGGCAGAGCGGGAACGGCAGCGCCAGCTTCCGGTGGAGCCGGGCCCACGGTGCCGGGTCTGCCGCGGCCGGGTCGAGCCACACTGTCGCGTAGTGCCGGTGCCGGAAGTACCGCACACCGGCCAGGCGCGCCGTGAAGGCGGTGCACTCCGCTGCCGCGGCGCAGAGCAGCGGCTCGGCCCGGGCGAACTCCTCCTCCGGCACGAAGCCGAACAGCAGATTCACATGCGGCGGCCATCGGCGTACCTGCGGATCGTGTTCCCAGCGAATGTCCTGAATCACCGGCCACAGCTCCCGCGGCGGCAGCCACGCGACGGCCGTCCGGGCCGTCGGCGCCACGCTGAGCGCCTCCACCGGCTCGGCCCGACCGAAAGGCGGGATCTCATCCACAGGGCCATGGTCCCAAAAGGGCTGGCCGTCGACCGCGGATGAGTGTGTTCTGGTGTGCATGAGTGAGCGTCTCGGTCGCGGAACTCGTGAACCTCGAGGGGGCACGGGTGTTCGTCTGTCGAGTGCGTGACCTTGGTGGGTGGCGGTGGTTGGGTGTGATGGAAGGATCTTCGGTTCACGGGCGGGGGGTGACGGGGTGGGCGGGGTGCGGGAAGTGGCACCGCCGTTCGTGGTGCCCGGCCCGGCGGGGATTGCGGTCCGTGAGAAGCCCGGCTCCGGCAGCAGTTACTGCCGGTTGAAGACGGACTAGAAGGACGGGCACAGCGTCACTGAACCTCTTTCATCCTGCGTATTCGCAGGTGAGGAGGGTGTGGACTGTTGCGACCACTCTGCCGATGCGGGTTCGCGGTGGCTGGCGTAGGGGGTGCGGATGGTGGCGCCGGCGCCTTGGTAGGCGTGATCATCCAGGATGAGGATCTGGCGGGCGAGACAGGCCTGGGCGATGCCGTGGACGCGGGCTGCGGTCAGGTCATGGGTGCGTCCCGGCGTTGCCCGCGAAAACCACAGGGGTGTGCCGTCCGGACGCGTGATGACCTGGACGAGCATGCTGTGCTTCTGGTGTTTTGCGAGGAGTACGGCTCATGGGCCGCGATCCGGTCGGTGGGGATGAGCGTCCCGTCGATGATGACGTAGTCGCCCTCTCCCAGATCGGCGAGGGCTTCGTGCAGGCCCGGTGCCCACGCGGCCAGCACTTCCACGGTCTGCCGAGGCAGCGCCAGGCTGTCGCTTCCGATACTCCGAACCGGCGGTCACCTGGGCGTGGATCTCGTTCTTCCGCAGGTGGGCCAGAGCAATGCTCATGACTTGTGGATCGGCCTCGGGTTGGACGCGAAGGGCGTACCTTCCCGAGTGATCGACTTCTGGTCATCGAGTAGGCCGACGTTGCACCGTCGGTCGGGAAGGCACGCCCGTGCTCAGGTAGTGAATGCCGACAGTTCCACCGAGACCGGCTCTCTGATCGACGACATTGTCCGCGAGGGCGCGAGGCGGATGCTGGCAGCCGCCCTGGAGGCCGAAGTCAACGCCTGCATAGATGAGTTGGCCGAACAGCGTGACGAGGCGGGTCGGCGGCTGGCTGTCCGCAACGGCTACCACCGCGAACGCGCGGTGACCACCGCCGCCCGGCCCGGTCGAGGTCAAGGCGCCGCGGGCCAACGACCGACGGGTCGACGAGGCGACCGGCGAACGCAAGCGATTCTCCTCGAAGATCCTGCCGCCGTGGTGCCGCAAGTCGCCGAAGGTCTCCGAGGTGCTGCCGCTGCTCTACCTGCACGGCCTGTCGTCCGGGGACTTCGTGCCGGCGCTGGAGCAGTTCCTGGGCAGCTCGGCCGGACTGTCGTCGGCCACCGTGACGAGGCTGACCAAGCAGTGGCAGGACGACCATGTCGCCTTCCAGGAGCGCGACCTGTCGCAGACCGACTACGTGTACGTGTGGGCGGACGGCGTGCACCCCAAGGTCCGCCTGAGCCCGGCCCGCTCCTGTGTCCTGGTGCTGATGGGCGTACGCACCGACGGCTCCAAGGAGCTGATCGCGCTGGCGGAGGGGCTACGAGAGTCGACCGAGTCATGGGCCGACCTGCTGCGCGACTGCCGTCGGCGCGGCATGCGCGATCCGGCGCTGGTGGTCGGGGACGGCGCGATGGGCCTGTGGAAGGCCCTCGCGGAGGTGTTTCCCGATGCCCGGCATCAAAGGTGCTGGGTGCACAAAACCCGGAATGTCGCGAACGCCCTGCCGAAGTCCGCACAGCCGGGCGCAAAGAAGGCCCTGCAGGAGATCTACAAGGCCGAGGACCGCACCCACGCCGAGAAGGCCGTCAAGGCGTTCGAGAAGGCGTACGGCGCGAAATGGCCGAAGGCCGTGAAGAAGATCACCGACGAGGCCGACGAACTGCTGGCGTTCTACGACCTCCCCGCCGAGCACTGGATCCACCTGCGGACCACAAATCCCATCGAGTCGACGTTCTCCACGGTGAAACTCCGGACCAAGGTCACCAGGGGGCGCGGGCAGCCCGGCCGCCGCCCTGGCGATGGTGTTCAAGCTTGTCGAGTCCGCCCAGGCGCGCTGGCGTGCGGTCACCGCACCCCACCTCGTCGCCCTCGTCCGGGCCGGCGCCCGCTTCGAGAACGGTCACCTCGTCGAACGCCCCGAAAACCCGCCGCAGCGTGACACCTCAACCGACCTACAACTCCTGACAGTTGCTCATGGAACCAGCGCCGGTGGCGCTACGCTGCTGTGTCGTGCAGGAGACGCGTCTCGACACTGCTCGGATCCGGGCGGCTCGCCGGGTAATCGACCCGGTCTTTCTCGACACTCCGCTGTACCGCTGCGAGGCGCTGGAGTCCGGCCTCGGGTGCACGGTGAGCATCAAGCTCGAAACGGCGAACCCGGTCCGCAGCTTCAAGGCCCGCGGCACCGAGGTCGTCGCGAGCCTGCTGGCCGACAATGCCTCGCGAGCCGTGGTGTGCGCGAGTGCGGGCAACCTTGGCCAAGCCCTCGCGTGGTCCGGTCGCGGCCGGGGGCTCGACGTCACCGTCGTGGCATCCCGCTTTGCGACTCGGGCCAAGCTTGATCGCATCCGCGCGTTGGACGCCGGGTTGGAGCTGGTGGACGGCGACCACGAGATGGCTCGCGAGCGGGCGGCGGCCATCGCACGGTACGACGGCATCCGGCTGGTCGAAGACAGCCTGGACATCGAGACCTGCGAGGGCGCGGCGACCATCGGTCTGGAACTGGTAGACACCGCGCCGTCGTTCGACACCGTCCTGATCGCTCTTGGCGGCGGGGCGCTGGCCACCGGCGTGGGTCATGTGGTGAAGGCATTGGCACCCGAAGTCGAGGTGATCTGCGTCCAGCCGCTGGGCGCACCGGCGCTGACACACTCGTGGCGCCAACGACGTGTCGTCACCACCGACTCGACCAACACCATCGCTGACGGCGTCGCCGGCCGGCGTCCCATCCCGGCCGTCCTGGACGACCTCCTCCTGGTCGCTGACGACGCCGTCCTGGTCCAGGAGGCGTCGATCACCGCCGGTATGCGGATGCTCCTCGACCACGCCGGCCTCGTCGTCGAACCTTCCGCCGCGCTCGGCATCGCGGCGATCCTCGAAGACCGTGACCGCTTCGCCGGCCGACACGTCGTCACCATTGTGTGCGGCAGCAACGTCGACGTAGACACCTACCACCAATGGGTCGGCGCGGCTCCCACCCACAGGTCTTGACAATTGCTCGGTGGGCCAGCACCAGCAGGGCTTGCTTGAAGCACCCCAACTTCCGCCAACGTGTGCGAAGTTCCGGCCGTTGGTGTCCTGAGTGAGATCACCACACCAACGACGAGGGGCTTCGCCATGGTGATCGTGGCGCGGAGCCCGGTGCAGGTCTTCGGGGCGGGCAAGGGCTCCGGTCGGGTCCGCCCTGACCGGTGCATTGCTCAGGTGGCAGTTGAGGGAGACCGCCCCTACGGTTCGACGATGTGCCGCAGATAGGCGTGCGGGTCGGCGAGATAGCGGCGCCAGTGATCCACGACGCCGAGCTCCCGCCAGGCGACCCTCCGTATGCCGTGTTCGCCGACCTCGACGATATCCGCGCCCGGCAGCGCAGTCAGCAAGGGTGAGTGCGTGGCACAGATGACCTGGCCGCCCTCCTTGGCCAACCGGTCGATGTGCCCGATCAGTTCGAGGCACGAGGAGAAGGAGAGCGCCGCCTCCGGCTCGTCGAGAACATAGAGCCCGGCGTGTAGGAACTTACCGCGGAATGCCGCGAGAAAGCCCTCGCCATGGCTGACCGAGTCCGGCGAGAATCCCTCCCTGCCCAGGGCGTCCAGCGCGGTCTCGGCCCGCAGGAAGAAGCCTTTGCGGGCCGACCAGCTGCTGACCATACGGCGCCCGCGCGAGGCCGCGTCGAACCTCATCCGCTCGCCGAGCGCCGACTTGCCACGCGGGGAGGCGTAGCGCCAGTCGTGGGAGCCGCCATAGGAGTCCAGACCGAACCCCTCCGCCAGTGCCTCGACCAGGGTCGACTTCCCCGAGCCGTTCTCACCGACCAGAAACGTCACCGGCGCGGTGAAGCGCAACCCTTCGTTGAGCAACTGCCGGACGCAGGGCACGGACCAGGGCCAGGCGTCCTCGTCATACGAGGAGAGGTGGGCATACGCGCGTTCGACAATCACTCGACCAGTGTCGCGCAGGACTCAGACGTCGTACGTGCCCCCAGGTCGTCGGGACCAGCACCTCTTGCTCGTTGCTGCCGTGCGTCCGGTCGCTCGCGCAGCCGTTCCCATGCGTGCCGAGGCAGCTCCTCAACGTCCCCGAGCGGAACTCTGGCCTCCGAGTCGGCGAAACTCGCCACCTGTAGTGCTCAGTCACAGCTGGCCAGGTTGAGGGTGAGGACAGGGAAATGGAACCTGGAGGACCAGGCGGAGGAGCTGACCTTGGGTGTCGCGGCTCGTGTGCGCGCGGAGGGGCACTGACTTCTACCGACCCGGTCAGTCCCGGACCGAGCAGTCCAGGATCCGCCCGTCCACCGTCCCCACGACCAGCCGCTGTTGGTCCGCCCGGTATGCGGCGGACATCGGCGTGACCGGGTGGCCGTGCGCGCGCAGGGTGTGCCGGGCTCGCACCTGACCCGTCGCCGTGTCCAGGATCTCCACCTCGCCGGTGAGATACACGACGTACAACCTCCGCTCGTCGCCGTCGAGATCGGCGAGCGGCTTGTCGGTGCCGTACACCCAGCGCGCCTCGCCGTCCGGCAGCCGGCGGCTCACGACGTACGTCCCCTCGCGGGCTTCCCCGTACGTGGCGCCCCGTTCGTAGGACCGGCCCGCGTGGACGAGGGTGTCCGTCAGCTCGACGGCGGGTCCGTACCAGGGCTGGAGTGCGGACGCCGGATCCCAGCGCAAGGGGAAGAGGGCACGCGAGGTCGCGGGGCCGTGGGCGGCCGGAGGATCGATCACGTGGATCCATGGCGCGTCGTCGTCCGGGCCCGGGCCGTCCACGTACAGCAGGCGGGCGCTGTGTCTGACGCGCAGCGCGGGGGAGTTGGAGCGGCGGGGGGCGAGGTCCAGGCGTGCCGCCTCCTGGTGCGTGGGGGCGAACAGCGGCGTGGCGTGGGCGTCGCGCCCATGCGGGCGCAGGGCGAGCCAACCTTCGTCCGCGGCGCACAGTGCGGGGGCCGACGGCAGGTCCACGCAGTCCAGCGCCCTGCCGTCCGCCGTCGACATCCGCCGAACTGTGGCCGCGCGGTCAACCGTTCGGCCCGTCATCTCGTCGCGCCGGTAGCCCTGGTACGTCACCCACGCCGACTTGTCGTCAGGGGCCGCCTCGACCCGTACGCTTCCCTCCCCGTCCGCGGGAAGGGACCACGCAGGCGCGCCCGACGGATCCCAGCACTCGAGGTCCGTGTGGGGCCCGGTGGCAAGCACCCGGCCGTCCGCCAGCACCGCCAGGTCCCGCACTTCCGCCCGCCGTTGCCACCGGCCGTCCGTCAGCCGCGCGAGGGTGTCGTTCACATGGGGGTCGTACAGGAGCCCGCTCTCGACCATCGGATGGCGTGTGTCGTCGGGGTCGACGAGACCGGCCGGTGCGGACAGCCAGTCGTCCACCGCGACGGCCAGCTCGAAGCCCTTGCCGAAGCCGCCGTCCTTGTCCTCGGGTGAGAGCAGCATTGCGAGCCTGCCGTCCTCAAGCCAGCGCAGGTGGCGCACTTGGCGGCTCTTGCTCAGCAGGTTCGTCACGCGCCCGGTCTCCAGGTGCAGCAGGAGCAGCTGTCCCTGGAAGTCCCACGTGCCGTCGTAGCGGCCGGTGCCGATCGCGACGAGCGGCAACTCGGGATGGGGCTCGATGGCGCACACGGGGTAGGGGGAGGCGACGACGTGGCGCGGACGGAGGGGGCCGGCCTCGTACACGCCGAACCGGTGGCCGAGCCAGTGGCCCGTACCGCGCCACATGACGTGCCCGAGGTCGCCGGCCGCGATGACGCAGCCGTGACGCTGGTCGGTCACCGCCCACATGGGCCGGCCGATCTCGGCGAACGGCTGATCCCCGAGTATCCGACGCACAGTCAGCTCATCCGGCATGACAGTCTCCCCCCAGGTCGCGCACAGTCTGCCAGGCCCGGCCCGGGATCAGGTCCGAGTCGCGGCACACCCGGCAGTACGGCGCGACACCTGCGGGCCGGGATGCTGCCGCCGGTGCAGTGCCGACCCTTGCGGCCTGTCCAGGCAGTGCGTCTCGTGGACCAGGCCGTGAGCATGGCCTCTCCTCCCGGTCTCAGACCGCCGCGCTCTTGAACGCCGAACTTTCCTGCCGCCGACCGCGCTCCCCGCCTCGCGCGGCCGTAACCGACTGCTCACGCGCGAGTGCTCCACCGCGGCCCACCCGCTGTGCAGCGAGCCCCACTGTGGCGCGCCAAGGGCTGTCCACAGGGGGTACGGGTCGGCGACGACGGTTCGGTGAGCTGTGCAACGCCCCAGCGCTCTCTCGGCAACGCGGTTTCGCGCCGCTCGCCTGCGTTCCGCCCCTTCCAGTCGGCTGCCCGCCCCGTCAGCGCAGCAGCATGGGCGCCCTCAGGGGCGCCCGCTCATGACGCTGCGCAGCAGGTCGACGATGGGCTGCACCGGGACGGTCGGGTCGAAGGCGCGCTGGACGCCGAGCCCGATGCCGAGGCTGAGGAGGGTCAGGGCGGCGGTGTCGGCGGGCAGGGCAGGTGTGATGCCGAGTTCGTCCGCCTGCACCCGGATCAGGTCCGCGAGCGCGTCTGTGACGGTGCGCCGACGTTGGGCGAGCTGCTCGCACACCTGCTTGTCGTGGCGGTTGGCGGTGGCGAACTCGACTTCCAGCGAGGTCCACGAGCTGTCGCCGATGGTCTCGTCGGCCCAGCGGGCGAATCCCGCGATCCGGTCCTCGAAGCGGGGCGCGGTGCCCATCGCGGCGGCCAGCTGTGTCACCTGTTGTGTGGCGATGCGGTCGAGCACGGCCAGGCACAGCTCGTTCTTGGTGGCGAAGTTGGAGTACACCGCCCCCTTCGAGTAGCCCGCTGCCTCGGCGACACGCTCCATTGACGTGGCTGTGAAGCCGTCGCCCAGGAAGAGCGTGTACGCGGTGTCGAGGACGTGTTCGCGGGTGCGGGCCTGGCTTTCGGCCCGGGTCAGTCTTGCCACCCCCGGAGGATACCGCTAGCTTTCGGATTCCCTTGGAATCCAAATACCAGGAGAATCCATGACGGGGTCTCAACGACGCGGGCTGGTCGTCGGATGTGGCGGCACCCTCGGCTTCGCATGGGCGGTTGCGGCGCTGGCCGCGGTCGAGGAGCAGCTCGGCTGGGATACCCGCACGGCAGAGGTGCTGGTGGGGACGTCGGCGGGGGCGGAGATCGTGTCCGCGCTCGGGTCCGGCCGCTCGGTCTGCGACCTGCTCGCGGCACTGCAGGGCCGGTCCGACGCGGACCCGCTGCTCCTGCGGCACGTGCGCGCGCACCCGGGCGCCCTGCCACCGGTTCCGTGGCCAGGACTGCCGGGCGCCGGGCTGATGGCGGCGGCAGCCCGCGGTCGTGTCCCGCTCGGGTCGGGGCTGCTCGGCCTCCTGCCGCGCGGCCGGGGGGATGCGGCGTGGCTGCGGGGCTACGGCGCCGCGCTGGCCAACGGTCATACGTGGCTCGCCTCGTCACGCACGTGGCTGGTGGCGACGGAGACGCGCTCGGGTAGACGGGCCGCGTTCGGTTCGCCCGACGCCCCGGTCGCCGACATCGGCAGCGCGATGGCCGCGTCGTGGGCGATCCCGGGCTGGTTTCCTCCCGTACGCATCGACGGGCGCGCCTACCTCGACGGCGGGATGGTGTCGCCGACATCGGCCGACCTCGTGGCCCCGCTCGGCCTGGACGAGGTGGTGATCGTCGCCCCGATGACGACGTCCGGGGGCGCCCCCGCCACCGGGCTGAGCCGCCTCGAACGCGTCGTCAGGCGCTGGATGACCCGGACCCTCGACGCGGAAGAACACCTGCTTCGGGCAGCGGGGACCCGCGTCGTCCGGATCGAGCCCGGCGCCGAGGAACTGGCCGTCATGGGCTTCAACCTGATGGACATCGCCCGCCGCCCGGCCACCCTCGAGGTCTCCCTGCGTACCGCGCCCGACCGTGTCACGCGAGCCATCGAACGGAGCACCACGGCATGAGCGCCCATTTCGAGGTCATCGTCATCGGTGCCGGCATCTCCGGGGTCGGCGCGGGGGTCCGGTTGCGCGAGGCCCGGATCCGGGACTTTCTGATCATCGAGGCCGCCGACGACTTCGGCGGCACCTGGCGGGCCAACACCTATCCGGGCTGCCAGTGCGATGTGCCGTCCCGGCTCTACAGCTACTCGTTCGCGCCGAACCCGGACTGGACGAGGGTGTACGCGCATCAGCCGGAGATCCTCGCCTACGTGAAAGGGGTCGCCGACCGGCACCGGCTGCGCGAGCACACCCGGTTCGGTGTGCGCATGACCGAGGCGCACTGGCAGCCCGACGTGGCACGGTGGCGGATCAGCACCAGTGCCGGCGAGTTCACCGCACGGTTCCTGATCGCCGGCGCCGGGCCGTGGAACGAGCCTCTCCTCCCCGATATCCCGGGCCTTGCGGAGTTTCCCGGCGAGGTGTTCCACTCCGCGCGCTGGAACCACGACTACGACCTGCGCGGCAAGCGGGTCGCGGTGCTCGGCACCGGGGCATCCGCCGTGCAGTTCGTCCCGGCCGTCGCCCCCCAGGTCGACCGGCTCCACCTGTTCCAGCGCACTGCCCAGTGGGTGCTGCCCAAGCCGGACCATCGCATACCGAAGGCCGAGCGGTGGGTGATGCGGCACGTGCCCGGAGCCCGGACCACGCTGGCCGCGGTGGAGTACCGGGCCATGGAGATGCTGGGCCGCGGGTTCCGCAGGCCCTCGCTGCTGCGCGGCGTACAGGCCCTGGCACGCGCACACCTGCGCGCCACCGTCCGGAACCGTGAACTGCGCCGCAAGCTGACCCCCCATTACACCATCGGCTGCAAGCGCATCCTGTTCTCCAACCACTACTACCCGGCCCTGACCCGCCCGAATGTGGACGTGCACGCCTGCGCCGTCCGCACGATCGACGGCAGCACCGTGCTCGGCGCCGACGGCAGCAGCGCCGAGGTGGACGCGATCATTCTCGGGACGGGCTTTCACATCCTCGACATGCCCCTGTCGAGGATCATCCACGACGGGGCCGGACGTTCCCTCGCCGACCACTGGCAGGGCTCACCCGAGGCGTACCTCGGCACCGTCACCGCCGGGTTCCCCAACGCGTTTCTGCTTCTCGGTCCCGGCCTGGGTACCGGACACAGCTCCGCGTTCACCATCCTCGAAGCCCAGCTCGATCTCGCCTTCGGCGCGATCCGCTCAACACGCGCCCAGGGGTGGGCTTCGGTCGAGGTACGCCGCGACGTGCAGACCGCCTACAACACCGAACTGCAGGCCGCCCTCGCGGGCACCGTCTACAACACCGGCGGATGCCGGAGCTACTACCTGGACTCCAACGGCCGCAACAGCTTCAGCTGGCCCTGGTCCACCGACCGGCTCCGCACACAGGTGGCACGCTTCGACCCCCGCGACTACACCGTCATCCACCGTTCCTGACTTGTTCCATTGATCCCAGACGCGCGGTTCGCGGCCGTAGCGTCGAGGGTGCCGGACAGCACGGGCTCGACCTGTTCCTTCCCGCCCCCGGGCTGGCTCTTCTTTAGCGTGCCGCCGCCGTCCGGTACCCGCGCGGTGTGGCTCGACAGAGGCATGAACATCTGGTGACGCTGATCGGGGCACCGACGGGGTTGCCGCTCAAGGTAGTAGGCGGCCAGGTGGTCGGCGTTGGTGTCCACGCCGATGAGGCCGTGGGACGCGGGCCGCCTACAGCGGGATCGTCCGCACGGCAGGGCGCTGCCAGGACGCGGTGAGATACCAGCGGCCGCGGCCGGCATCGCCGGAGATACGGTGGGCGACGGCCCGGTTCGCCACCACGCGGTCGGCCCACCTCGCCCTCTTCACCGGCGCGTTCCCGCACGACGGAACATCGGTCACCGACTCCGTTCGGGATGCCCTCGCCCGCTCCGACGGCCCTCTCCAGAAACTGTGCGACGCTGCCGCCTACACGCTCCCCGGCGACAGCCACCACGAGGGCGCGGCCATCCTCCTCGCACGAGCGGGCACCGTCCCCGCAGGACAGTTCGCTGACCTACTTGGCTCACGATCCGACAGCCCCCGCGGTAGCCCACGCGTCCACCCGCGGCCGCCTCACGAAGTGGGACCTCGACGACGAAACGGTCTTCGCGGCCGAGCTGATAAGTCCGCGACAGCAGCTCTGCCGCACCTAGGTGCTGCTGGTGTGCAGATGCCTCGGAGACTGTGAAGCAGAACCTGAGATCCCACAGCTGGTTGGAGGGTCTTGCGATCGGCCTCCTGTGGCGGCGCTGTGACCTGCGCCTTCCGCGCTGTCTCAGGCCGCTTCATCGGTGGGCCGTATCAACCCCGCCGCACTTCCCCGTGGTTCGCCAGGCCGCACGACGGACACCCAGGCTGTACGCCCTACTTCGGCGCCTCGAAGCCGCCGATCTCGTGCTCGAGCAGTTCGGCCAGCCGAAGTGGGGTGCGGTCCTCGAACAACGGGCCGATGAGCTGCACTCCCACCGGCAGACCCTCGGGGGACCGGCCTGCGGGTATGGCGGTGGCGGGTAGGCCGGGCATGGTGGCCACACCGGCCCAGACCAGCTGGTCGAAGTACGGGTACTCGACGCCGTCGATGTCGATCCGGCGTTCTCTTGGATCGGGGTTGTGATCGTGCGGGAACGCGGGAGTAGGCGTGATGGGACACACCACGGCGTCGAACTCCGCGAAGAGCTGCCGCCAGCCATGGCGGTGGAGCTCGCGACGGTTGTTCGCCTCGATCCAGTCACGGTGGCTGAACGCCATGCCGCGTAGCCGCGCCGCATCGAGACTCTGGTCGTCTGCTCTCAGCCCGGCGGCGCGCGTCCGCAACTGCTCGTACGCTTCGACGCGGAAACGCGCAAGGGAGCTCGAAAACAGCAACTGTGTGTAGAGCGTCGCGGCTTCGGTCAG of the Streptomyces sp. NBC_00287 genome contains:
- a CDS encoding flavin-containing monooxygenase; its protein translation is MSAHFEVIVIGAGISGVGAGVRLREARIRDFLIIEAADDFGGTWRANTYPGCQCDVPSRLYSYSFAPNPDWTRVYAHQPEILAYVKGVADRHRLREHTRFGVRMTEAHWQPDVARWRISTSAGEFTARFLIAGAGPWNEPLLPDIPGLAEFPGEVFHSARWNHDYDLRGKRVAVLGTGASAVQFVPAVAPQVDRLHLFQRTAQWVLPKPDHRIPKAERWVMRHVPGARTTLAAVEYRAMEMLGRGFRRPSLLRGVQALARAHLRATVRNRELRRKLTPHYTIGCKRILFSNHYYPALTRPNVDVHACAVRTIDGSTVLGADGSSAEVDAIILGTGFHILDMPLSRIIHDGAGRSLADHWQGSPEAYLGTVTAGFPNAFLLLGPGLGTGHSSAFTILEAQLDLAFGAIRSTRAQGWASVEVRRDVQTAYNTELQAALAGTVYNTGGCRSYYLDSNGRNSFSWPWSTDRLRTQVARFDPRDYTVIHRS